The Streptomyces sp. NBC_00224 genome has a window encoding:
- a CDS encoding ABC transporter ATP-binding protein, producing MMNYEPRTPDPPDPPENKGTPNNPTPAITAQALTVTRGPHPVLRDLNFTTPQARITGLLGPSGCGKSTLMRSIVGTQAKVSGTLTVLGHPAGTPALRPLVGYVTQSPSVYDDLTVRQNLDYFAAVLQPGRAHRAVRATAVERAITDVALTTHADALAGRLSGGQRSRVSLAVALLGTPELLVLDEPTVGLDPVLRRDLWNLFHTIAAERGTTILVSSHVMDEAERCHSLLLMRDGRILAEDTPAALRTRTGAATVEEAFLTLVDEADLEDLEDLDGRTPLPEREAAR from the coding sequence ATGATGAATTACGAGCCCAGGACCCCGGACCCCCCGGACCCCCCGGAAAACAAGGGCACCCCAAACAACCCCACCCCCGCCATCACCGCCCAAGCCCTAACGGTCACCCGAGGCCCCCACCCCGTACTCCGCGACCTCAACTTCACCACCCCCCAGGCCCGCATCACCGGCCTCCTAGGCCCCTCCGGCTGCGGCAAATCCACCCTGATGCGGTCCATCGTCGGCACCCAGGCCAAGGTCTCCGGCACCCTCACCGTCCTCGGCCACCCGGCCGGCACCCCGGCCCTGCGGCCCCTGGTCGGGTACGTCACGCAATCACCGTCCGTGTACGACGACTTGACGGTGCGTCAGAACCTGGACTACTTCGCCGCCGTGCTCCAGCCGGGCCGCGCCCACCGAGCCGTCCGCGCGACCGCGGTGGAACGGGCCATCACGGACGTCGCCCTCACCACCCACGCCGACGCCCTCGCGGGCCGCCTCTCCGGCGGCCAGCGCAGCCGCGTCTCGCTCGCGGTCGCCCTGCTCGGCACCCCCGAACTGCTCGTCCTCGACGAGCCGACCGTCGGCCTCGACCCCGTCCTGCGCCGCGACCTGTGGAACCTCTTCCACACCATCGCCGCCGAACGCGGCACCACGATCCTGGTCTCCTCGCACGTCATGGACGAGGCCGAGCGCTGCCACAGCCTGCTCCTGATGCGGGACGGCCGGATCCTGGCCGAGGACACCCCGGCCGCCCTCCGCACCCGTACCGGCGCGGCCACGGTCGAGGAAGCCTTCCTCACCCTCGTGGACGAGGCCGACCTCGAAGACCTCGAAGACCTCGACGGCCGCACCCCGCTCCCCGAGAGGGAGGCTGCGCGATGA
- a CDS encoding ABC transporter permease: MTTPASTPPTATGRTPALSPGRTLATAARVLRQLRHDPRTIALMLLVPVVMITLLRYVFDASPRTFDSIGASLLGIFPLITMFLVTSIATLRERTSGTLERLLAMPLGKGDLIAGYALAFGLLAIVQSALATGLSVWLLGLDVLGSPWLLLLVALLDALLGTALGLFVSAFAASEYQAVQFMPAVIFPQLLLCGLFTPRESMQPALRAVSNVLPMSYAVDAMTQILHHPDPTTAFVRDTLIVAACALLVLALGAATLRRRTA, from the coding sequence ATGACCACCCCCGCGAGCACGCCACCCACAGCCACCGGCCGAACCCCCGCCCTGAGCCCCGGCCGCACCCTCGCCACCGCCGCCCGCGTCCTGCGTCAGCTCCGCCACGACCCCCGCACCATCGCGCTGATGCTCCTCGTACCGGTCGTGATGATCACCCTGCTGCGGTACGTGTTCGACGCCTCGCCCCGCACCTTCGACAGCATCGGCGCGTCCCTGCTCGGCATCTTCCCGCTGATCACGATGTTCCTGGTGACGTCGATCGCCACCCTGCGCGAACGCACCTCGGGCACCCTCGAACGGCTCCTCGCCATGCCACTCGGCAAGGGCGACCTCATCGCGGGCTACGCCCTCGCCTTCGGCCTGCTCGCCATCGTCCAGTCCGCCCTGGCCACCGGCCTCTCCGTCTGGCTCCTGGGCCTGGACGTCCTGGGCTCCCCGTGGCTGCTCCTCCTGGTGGCCCTGCTCGACGCGCTCCTGGGCACGGCCCTCGGCCTGTTCGTCTCGGCCTTCGCGGCCTCCGAGTACCAGGCGGTCCAGTTCATGCCGGCCGTGATCTTCCCCCAGCTGCTGCTCTGCGGCCTGTTCACCCCGCGCGAGTCCATGCAGCCCGCCCTGCGTGCCGTCTCGAACGTGCTGCCCATGTCGTACGCGGTCGACGCGATGACGCAGATCCTCCACCACCCCGACCCGACCACCGCGTTCGTACGCGACACCCTGATCGTCGCCGCCTGCGCACTCCTGGTCCTGGCCCTGGGCGCGGCAACGCTCCGCCGCCGCACCGCGTGA
- the proC gene encoding pyrroline-5-carboxylate reductase encodes MTHTVAVLGTGKIGEALLSGMIRAGWNPANLLVTTRRPERAEELRTRYGVESVTNAEAAKRADTLILAVKPQDMGRLLDELAPHVTPDRLVISAAAGIPTAFIEERLAANTPVVRVMPNTPVLVDEGMSVISAGSHATPTHLAHTEEIFGGVGKTLRVPESQQDAATALSGSGPAYFYYLVEAMTDAGILLGLPRAQAHDLIVQAAIGAAVMLRDSGEHPVKLREAVTSPAGTTISAIRELENHGVRAALIAALEAARDRSRELASGNG; translated from the coding sequence ATGACCCACACCGTCGCAGTCCTCGGCACCGGCAAGATCGGCGAAGCCCTCCTGAGCGGGATGATCCGCGCCGGCTGGAACCCCGCGAACCTCCTGGTCACCACCCGTCGCCCGGAACGCGCGGAGGAACTCCGTACTCGTTACGGCGTCGAGTCCGTCACCAACGCCGAAGCCGCCAAGCGCGCCGACACCCTGATCCTCGCCGTGAAGCCCCAGGACATGGGTCGCCTGCTCGACGAGCTCGCCCCCCACGTCACCCCCGACCGCCTGGTCATCAGCGCCGCCGCCGGCATCCCCACCGCGTTCATCGAGGAACGGCTCGCGGCGAACACCCCGGTCGTCCGCGTCATGCCGAACACCCCCGTGCTCGTCGACGAGGGCATGTCCGTCATCAGCGCCGGCAGCCACGCGACCCCGACCCACCTCGCCCACACCGAGGAGATCTTCGGCGGCGTCGGCAAGACCCTGCGCGTCCCCGAGTCCCAGCAGGACGCGGCCACCGCACTCTCCGGCTCGGGCCCGGCGTACTTCTACTACCTGGTCGAGGCGATGACCGACGCCGGCATCCTGCTCGGCCTGCCGCGCGCCCAGGCCCACGACCTGATCGTGCAGGCAGCCATCGGCGCCGCCGTGATGCTCCGCGACAGCGGTGAACACCCGGTCAAGCTCCGCGAGGCGGTCACCTCCCCGGCGGGCACCACGATCAGCGCGATCCGCGAGCTGGAGAACCACGGCGTACGAGCCGCCCTGATCGCGGCCCTGGAAGCCGCCCGCGACCGCAGCCGAGAGCTGGCCTCGGGCAACGGCTGA